The Cellulomonas sp. S1-8 genomic sequence GCCGGTCCGGGCACCCGGGGGCGTGCCCTCGGGTGCGTCGATCGTGTGGACGACCGGCAGGTCGAACGCCTCGGCGAACTGGAAGTCGCGCTCGTCGCCGCCGGGCACGGCCATGATCGCGCCCGTGCCGTAGCCCATGAGGACGTAGTCGGCCGTGAACACCGGCAGCAGCGTGCCGTTGACGGGGTTGGCGGCCAGGTGGCCGGTGAAGACGCCGGTCTTGCGGCCCGCGTCCTGCTGCCGCTCGACGGCGGTCTTCGCGGCGGCCTGGCGGCGGTAGTCGGCGACGGCGTCGGTCGGCGAGCGGTGGCCACCGGTCCAGGCGCTCGACGTGCCGTCGGGCCAGGCCTGCGGGACCTCGTCCAGCAGCGGGTGCTCGGGCGAGACGACGAGGAACGTGGCACCGAACAGCGTGTCGGGACGCGTGGTGAAGACCTCGACCTGCGCGCCGCCCTGCACCGCGAACCGGACGCGCGCGCCCGTCGAGCGGCCGATCCAGTGCCGCTGCATGGACTTGACCTTCTCGGGCCAGTCGATGCGCTCCAGGTCGTCGGTCAGGCGGTCGGCGTACGCCGTGATCCGCATGTTCCACTGCCGCAGGTTGCGCTGGAAGACCGGCATGTTGCCGCGCTCGGAGCGTCCTTCGGACGTGACCTCCTCGTTCGCCAGCACCGTGCCCAGCCCGGGCGCCCAGTTGACGGGCGTCTGCGACAGGTACGCCAGGCGGCGCACGTCGACGACGCGGCGGCGGGTCGCCTCGTCGAGGTCGGCCCACGTCGCCCCCGCGGTGACGCCCTCGACGTCGACGGGCAGCGCGCGGGTCCCGGCGGCGTACTCCGCGACCAGCTCGGACACCGGGCGCGCCCGGCCCGTGCCGCCGTCGGGACGCACCGCGTCCTCGTCGTACCAGGCCTCGAAGATCTGCAGGAAGATCCACTGCGTCCAGCGCACGTAGTCCGCGTCGATCGTCGCGAACGAGCGCCGCGGGTCGTGCGCCAGCCCCAGGCGGCGCAGCTGCCGCTTCATGATCGCGATGTTTGCCTCGGTGGTCGCGCGCGGGTGCTGCCCCGTCTGCACGGCGTACTGCTCGGCGGGCAGGCCGAACGCGTCGAACCCGAGCGCGTGCAGCACGTTGTCGCCGCACATGCGGCGGTACCGGCCGACGACGTCGGTGGCGATGTACCCCAGGGGGTGCCCCACGTGCAGGCCGGCGCCCGACGGGTAGGGGAACATGTCCATGACGAAGAACGGCCGCGCGGCCGGGTCGGCGTGCCGGCCACGGCCGTCCGTGAGCGCCCCGACCGGGTTGGGCGTGAAGTACGTGCCGCGCGCGTCCCACTCGTCCTGCCAGCGCAGCTCGATCTGCTGCGCGAGGGCGGCGGTGTAGCGGTAGGGGACGTCGTCGGGGGCCGGGTTCGGGGACTGGTCGCTCACCGGTGAAGCGTACCGACGTGTGGTCGCCCTGCCGTGCGCACGACCGCGGGACGGTCCCTAGGATCGGCCCATGCCGGACAGCAGCCAGCCGACCCCCGGGGCCGCGCGCCTCGCCGAGCTCGAGGCGCAGGCCGCGCGGGCCGCGGCCGACGCCGCCCGCGCGCACGCCGAGGCAGCGCAGGCCGAGGCGGTCGCGGCGGCCGCAGCGCTCGCGGCGGCGCGCGCGGCCGTGGCCGGGCAGGGCGGGGACCCGGGGGTGCCCGCCGCGGGCGTCCCCGACCCCGCGCCGGCCGACGACACCCCGCCCGGCGACGACGCCCCGACCGCCGACGACCCCGTGTCGGCGCTCGCCCGGAGCATCGAGGCCGGCTACACGTTCGCGGGACCGGTGCTGCCGCTCGGCGTGCTCCTGCAGGACGGCTCCCCCGTGCCCACGGCGCGCGTCGGGCTGCCGCTGGGCATGCTCAACCGCCACGCGCTGGTCGCCGGTGCGACGGGCACGGGCAAGACGCGGACCCTGCAGCTCATGGCCGAGGGGCTGAGCGCGGCCGGCGTCCCGGTGTTCGTCGCCGACGTCAAGGGCGACCTGACGGGGCTCGCGGAGGCGGGGCCGGTGTCCGACACGCTGTCCGCGCGGACGGCGGCACTCGGCCAGGAGTGGCGGCCGACGGCCTTCCCCGTCGAGCTGTACGCGCTCGGCGGGGTCGGCGACGGCGTCCCCGTGCGCACGACGGTGACGGACCTGGGCCCGCTGCTGCTCGCCAAGGTGCTCGGCCTGAACGCCACGCAGGAGTCCAGCCTGGGGCTCGTCTTCCACTGGGCCGACCAGCAGGGCCTGGCGCTGCTCGACCTCGCGGACCTGCGCTCGACCCTGCAGTTCCTCACGAGCGACGAGGGCAAGCCCGAGCTGAAGGGCATCGGCGGGCTCTCGTCGGCGACGGCCGGCGTCATCCTGCGGCAGATCGTCGCGCTGCAGGGACAGGGTGCGGACGCGTTCTTCGGTGAGCCCGCGTTCGACGTCGCCGACCTGCTGCGGACGGCGCCCGACGGGCGCGGTGTGGTCGCCGCGCTGCAGCTGCCGGGCGTGCAGGACCGTCCCGCGCTGTTCTCGACCTTCCTCATGTGGCTGCTGGCCGAGCTGTTCGAGGTGCTGCCCGAGGTGGGCGACCCCGACCGCCCACGCCTCGTCTTCTTCTTCGACGAGGCGCACCTGCTGTTCGCGGACGCGTCGAGGGCCTTCCTGGCCGAGGTCGTGCGCACGGTCCGGCTCGTGCGGTCCAAGGGCGTCGGCATCGTGTTCGTCACGCAGAGCCCCAAGGACGTCCCGGCGGACGTGCTGGGGCAGCTCGGCAGCCGCGTGCAGCACGCGCTGCGGGCGTTCACGCCCGACGACGCGGCGGCGCTGCGGGCCGCCGCCCGCACCTACCCCTCGTCGGGCTACGACCTGGAGCAGGTGCTGCAGCAGCTCGGCACGGGCGAGGCGGTCGTCACGGTGCTGAGCGAGAAGGGCGCGCCGACGCCCGTCGCGTGGACGCGCCTGTACGCGCCGCAGGCGTCGATGGCGCCCGCCGCCGCGGCCACGGTGCACGCCACGATCGCGGCGTCACCCGTCGCGGCGCGCTACGCCCAGGCGGTCGACCGGGAGTCGGCGCACGAGCTGCTCTCGGCCCGCATGGCACGCTCCGAGGCTGACCGCGCCGCCGCGGCGGCGGCCGAGCAGGCCGCGAAGGACGCCCGGGCCGCGCAGCAGGAGGCCGCGCGGGAGGACCGCGAGCGCGCGAAGGCGGACCGGGCGTCGGGCCGCAGCCGCTCGACGCGGAGCGGCAGCGACCCGCTGGAGTCGTTCCTGCGGTCCGCCGGCACGCAGCTCGGGCGCGAGATCACCCGCACCATCTTCGGCACCAGCCGCCGTCGGCGCTGACCGCGGCGGCGGCCCGTGTCAGGCGCGCGCCGCCACCCAGATCGCGCTCGCCGCGACCTCGCCCAGCTCGACGCGGTCCGGCACGCCCTCGATGCGGACGCTCACGACGCCCGTCACCGCCCGCCGCTCCTCCAGGGTCACGGGCGCGTCGAGCACCAGCCCGACGCCCTCGAGGTACCGCAGCAGCTCCGGGTCGGCGTCCGAGATCCGAGCGACGCGGTAGTCCCCCGTGGCCACCTCCCACATGACCCGCGCGTCGGGCAGGTGCACCGTGCCGTCGGCCGCCGGGATGGGGTCGCCGTGCGGGTCCCGGTCCGGGTGGCCGAGCATGTCGGCGACCCGCTCGACGAACCGGTCGCTCACGGCGTGCTCGAGGACCTCCGCCTCGTCGTGCACCTCGTCCCAGCCGTAGCCGAGCCGCTCGACCAGGTAGGTCTCGATGAGCCGGTGCCGCCGGACCATCGCGACCGCGTGGGCGCGTCCCGCCGCCGTGAGCTCGACCGCGCCGTAGGGCCGGTGGGACACCAGGCCGGCGTCGGCGAGCCGCTTGACCGTCTCGGAGACGGTGGACGGCCCGACCCCGAGCCGGCTCGCGAGGAGCTTGGTCGTCACCGGCACGTCGGACCACTCCTGCGCGCCCCAGACGACCTTGAGGTAGTCCTGGGTCACCGCGGACAGGGGTGCAGGGCTCTCCGTCACGTCGCCCAGCGTAGAGGGCTCACGACGCGGGGCTCACGACCCGTCGACGCTCCAGTGCCACGGCTCCCCCGGCAGGTTCTCGAGCCCGTACGCGCCGGCGTGCTCCACCAGCCACGCGTACGCCTGCGACCCCGCGCCCAGCGTGCGACCACCCGACGTGAAGTCGACCGCCAGGCCCCGCTCGTGCCGGGACGTGCCGGGGCGCGCGGTGCTCGGCGTGCACGCCGAGGCGGGCTTGTCGTGCACGTCGGCGTCGGTGGGGCCGCAGTGGGCTCGGCGCAGCGCGACCTGCTGCTCGGTGCTGCGCCACCCCCCGCCGTGCAGCGCGATGCCGTCCTCGCGCGCGGCGTCGACGAGCGCGTCGACGGCCTCGGCGAGGCACGGGTGGACGCGGATGCCGCTGCGCGTGCGCACGACGTCCCCCTCGCCGACGGGCCCGTCCACGCGCGCGCAGTCCGTGGGCTGCACCCCGGTCGGGACGAGCCCCGGCGGGACGGCGAGCTGCCACAGCACCTCCCCCTGCGGGGCGACGAGCAGCACGGCGGTCTCCTCCAGCACGAGGCGCGCGCCGGGGCGCCCGCCCGTCCCGGTGCCCCACACGGGGGTCCCGGCGGCGTCGAGCAGCACGAGGTCGCCGTCGTCCTGCAGCCGGGCCGTCGCGGCGGTGTCCGTCGGCGACGTCCAGAACGGCGTGCCGTCCCAGGTCGCGACGAGCGACCCCGCGGTGACGGCCAGCCCGAGGTGGCCCGACGGCGACCCGAGGGTCCCCGACGCGGTCAGCTCACCGCCGGGTCCCAGCGCGGCGGGGCCGATCGGTGTGCCCGCGCTCCAGACCGGGGCTCCGGACGCGTCGAGCAGCACCAGGTCGCCGTCGTCCTGCAGTGCCAGCGTCGCCGGTCCGCGCCCGGCGGTGCGGCTGCGCCACACGACGTCCCCGTCCTCGTCGACGGCCACGAGGTTGCCGTCGGCGCGCAGGTCGAGGCCCACGGCAGGGCTGGCGTCCGCCGGGGTCGCCGGCGACGGCCCCGGAGTCCACCGCACGGCGCCGTCCGGGCCGCGCAGCTCCACACCGCGATCCGGTGCGACCAGCAGCGTGTGCCGGCCGTCGGGTGACGAGAGCACGTCGCCGGCACGCAGCCGACCCGGCCCGTCGAGCGTCGAGGGCGTCAGCGCGGTCCCGCTGCTCCACACGAGGGCGCCGGCGGCGTCCCGCACGACGACGTCGCCGTCGTCCTGCAGGTGCAGCGCCCCTCCCGAGCCGCCGGTCGCGGTGCTCCACAGCAGCGTGCCGTCGGGTGCGACGAGGCGCACGTCGCCTCCGGCGTCGGTCGTCAGCGTCGCCCCGGGCACGCCGCGCCCGGAGGACCAGCGCACGACGTCGTCGAGCCCGTACAGCCCGAGCGACCCGTCGGGCTGCACGACGAGCACGTGGGCGCCCGACGCGGCGAGCAGGGCCTGACCGGGCGCGAGCCGCTCACCCGCGCGCAGGACGTCCTCGCCCGGGCCTGCGACCGCGGGCGCGCCGCCGGCGAGCACCAGACATGCCGTGACCATCGCGACCGTGACCCGTCGCACACGCGCTCCCCCCGGCGCACCGCGCGGCGCTCGGCCGGGCCGGGCGCGGTGCGCACTGCACCAGGCGACCATCTGTGTCACGCATGCGCAACCCTCGGGCGCGCTTTCATCCGCCGTCAGCCGTCCTGCGGTGCCGACCCGTCGCCGAGGGGCGCGTCCGGGGCGTCACCGGCGGTGCCGCCGGCCTCGGCGACCTCACCGTCCGCGGCAACCTCGTCGTCGCCCTGCGCGTCCGGCTCGACGACGGCCGGCCAGGGCTGCGGACGCCCGACCGTCACCGAGCGGTCCGGGGCGACACGGACCACCTGGTGGTCCACGAACCGGCGCGTCTCCGGGTCGAAGCGCAGCACCGTGAGCTCGGCGATCCCGCGCAGCGGGCCGACCGTCGGCTGGCCGAGGGTCGCGCCGGCGGTGCTCGACGAGATGAGCCGCACGCCGAGGCCGACCTGCTCGGGCCCCACGCGCCGGTGGTAGTGGCCCGAGAGCTGGGCGGGCACGCAGCCGTCGTCGAGGGCGTCGTCCCCCACGATCGGGGTGTGGATCAGCAGCAGGTCGACGGCGCCGTCGTCGCACGCGACGTCCGCGAGGCGACGTGCCATCTCGGACGGTGACTCATCGGAGCCCGAGGCCGTCCCACCGGCCCCGACGCGGGTCTCGTTCGGGTCGCTGTCACCGAGGATCCGCAGACCCGCGACGTCGACGACGCCACCGTCGAGCACGATCGCGCCGGCGCGCGCGTAGTTCGCCGTGGTCTCCGGCGAGTCGTGGTTGCCCGGCGACGTCACGAGGGGCACCCCGGGCGGCACGGCGCGCGCGAACGACGTCACGCAGTACTGCTCGACCGACGTGCCGTTCATCGTGGTGTCGCCGGCGTCGAGCACGACGTCGGCGCCCGCCAACCGCGCGAGCGTGCCGATGAGCGGCGCCATCCCGACGTTGCAGTGCAGGTCCGTCACCAGGACGAGCACGACGGGATCGACCTGCGGGGTCGGCGAGGCCGTGGCGGTGGACGACGTCGTCGGGTCCGGGGTCGTCGTCGGGTCGAGGGTCGTCGTCGGGTCGAGGGTCGTCGTCGGGTCGAGGGTCGTCGTCGGGTCCGGGGCGACGTCGGCGTCGTCCTGCTCGCCGCCCCCGACGCCGAGGGCGGTCGCGGCGGGGTCGGTCGCGGCGGGGTCGGTCGCGGCGGGGTCGGCGTCGGCTTCGGCCTCGCGCTCCGCGAGCCGCGCGGCCGCGCGCTCGGCCGCCTCCTGCCGTGCGGCCTCCAGCGCGAGCTGCTCCTCGTCGGCCTCCCACTCCTGCCACGCGACGACGAGCGCGTCGTCGGCGGTGCGGTAGAACTCCTCGTTCTCGCGCCAGACGTCCAGGGCGTAGGAGCCGTACGTGTCGATGACGCCGCCGAGCCGGCCCGTGACGCGGGCGCCCTCGAGCGGCGTGCCGTCGAACACGGCGGACGACAGCTGGTCGGGCGCCGGGCGGTCACCCGGCGCGACGCTCGACGTCAGCACGGTGGCGCCGACGACGACCGCCAGCACGCCGGCCGTCAGAGGACGCGCGCGCGGCTGCAGGGCCGCCAGCAGGTCGCGCCGCCGGGCCGCGCCGAGCAGCGACCGGACGGTCCACCACCCCGCGACGAGGACGACCAACGCGACGGCCGAGCGCAGCAGGGCGTTGCTCACGAGCGCGAACGCGACGTCCTGGGCCGCGGCGGCGGGGCCGGAGAAGAACGACACGTAGGCCGTCAGGTCCTCGCTGAGCGCCTGGAGGGTCCGCGCCTGGCCGAGCTCCGTCACGCTCGCGGGGATCTCCCCGACCGTGGCGTGCAGCCCGAGCGTCAGAGGCAGCGGCGAGTCGATCTCCAGGGTGCCCAGGGGGCCGAAGTCGATCGTGACGATGGCGTCCGTGGTGACGTCGTACCGGGTGACGTGGGGCCCGAGGGCGCCCTGCACCGACGCCGTCGTCACACCGAACCCGACGGACACGACGACCGCGGCGACGGAGAGCGCCACCACCGACCACCAGCCGTGCCGGGGCCGCCACGCGCGCACGGCCCGCACGGCACGACCCGTCCGGAGGCGAGCCCCCGCGACGCGCGCACGCAGCGCAGGGCGACCGTCCGACGAGCCTCGGTGCTCGGCCGGGCCGGGCAGCGGCACGTCTCTGGTCGGGTCCTCCATCGCCCCCAGAGCCTAGACGCGCGCCGCAGCGGCGGCGCGCGTCAGGCGAGCGAGTCGCGCCACCTCACCCAGGCGGCGGCCTGCGACAGGTCGTAGTCCGGCCCGCTCGTGCCGACGGTGAACAGCCGCACGCCCGCGGCCAGCAGCTCCGCACCGACCTGTGCGGGGTCGGACCCGTCGACGCCGAGAGACCGCGTCACCAGCGACGCCGTGTCGCGTCCGACGGCCACCCCGTGCTCGTCGAGGATGCCGCTCTTGCGCCGCAGCGTCTCGACGTCGCCGAACGTGTGCCAGACGTCGGCGTGCTCCGCCACGATGCGCAGCGTCTTGCGCTCACCGCCGCCGCCGATCATCACCGGGATGTCGCGCGTCGGCACCGGGTTCGACGCGGCCCACCGCGCGCGGATGCGGGGCATCGCCTGCGCCAGGTCCGCGATCCGCGATCCCGCGGTGCCGAAGTCGTACCCGTACTCGGTGTAGTCCCGCTCGAACCAGCCCGCACCGATGCCGAGGATCAGCCGACCGCCGCTGATGTGGTCGACGGTCCGTGCCATGTCCGCCAGCAGCTCGGGGTTGCGGTAGGAGTTGCAGGTCACCAGCGCGCCGATCTCGACGCGGCTGGTCTGCTCCGCCCACGCGCCGAGCATCGTCCAGCACTCGAAGTGCTTGCCGTCGGGCTCCCCGCTCAGGGGGAAGAAGTGGTCCCAGTTGAACACCACGTCGACGCCGAGGTCCTCCGCGCGGCGCACCGCGTCACGGATCTGACCGTAGTCGGCGTGCTGGGGCTGGATCTGGACGCCGACGCGCACGCCGGTCGTGGGGCTCTCGGTCACCCGTCCACGCTAGCGGCCCCGCGCGCTCACTGGTACGTGACGAGGTCCGGCACGGGCTGCACCTGGTAGGTCTGCACGGGGTCGAGCATGGGGACGTCCTCGTCGTAGAAGTTCTTCCACCCCCAGTGCACGGGGGGTGCGCCGTTGCGCAGCGCCTGCCACGTCCCGGCCTTCGCGGGCTGGCTGCCCTGCCCGTCGACGTGGATCAGCGGCGCGAGCTCCTCGTGGGACGTGTCGAGACGCTCGCGCTCGCCGATCATGCGCAGCGAGAACTGGTGCAGGACGAACATCTTCTGGGGCAGCTGCCGCTCGCGCGTGAGCTGCGCGAGCCACGCGGCCG encodes the following:
- a CDS encoding metallophosphoesterase family protein, producing the protein MEDPTRDVPLPGPAEHRGSSDGRPALRARVAGARLRTGRAVRAVRAWRPRHGWWSVVALSVAAVVVSVGFGVTTASVQGALGPHVTRYDVTTDAIVTIDFGPLGTLEIDSPLPLTLGLHATVGEIPASVTELGQARTLQALSEDLTAYVSFFSGPAAAAQDVAFALVSNALLRSAVALVVLVAGWWTVRSLLGAARRRDLLAALQPRARPLTAGVLAVVVGATVLTSSVAPGDRPAPDQLSSAVFDGTPLEGARVTGRLGGVIDTYGSYALDVWRENEEFYRTADDALVVAWQEWEADEEQLALEAARQEAAERAAARLAEREAEADADPAATDPAATDPAATALGVGGGEQDDADVAPDPTTTLDPTTTLDPTTTLDPTTTPDPTTSSTATASPTPQVDPVVLVLVTDLHCNVGMAPLIGTLARLAGADVVLDAGDTTMNGTSVEQYCVTSFARAVPPGVPLVTSPGNHDSPETTANYARAGAIVLDGGVVDVAGLRILGDSDPNETRVGAGGTASGSDESPSEMARRLADVACDDGAVDLLLIHTPIVGDDALDDGCVPAQLSGHYHRRVGPEQVGLGVRLISSSTAGATLGQPTVGPLRGIAELTVLRFDPETRRFVDHQVVRVAPDRSVTVGRPQPWPAVVEPDAQGDDEVAADGEVAEAGGTAGDAPDAPLGDGSAPQDG
- a CDS encoding LLM class F420-dependent oxidoreductase, whose translation is MTESPTTGVRVGVQIQPQHADYGQIRDAVRRAEDLGVDVVFNWDHFFPLSGEPDGKHFECWTMLGAWAEQTSRVEIGALVTCNSYRNPELLADMARTVDHISGGRLILGIGAGWFERDYTEYGYDFGTAGSRIADLAQAMPRIRARWAASNPVPTRDIPVMIGGGGERKTLRIVAEHADVWHTFGDVETLRRKSGILDEHGVAVGRDTASLVTRSLGVDGSDPAQVGAELLAAGVRLFTVGTSGPDYDLSQAAAWVRWRDSLA
- a CDS encoding helicase HerA-like domain-containing protein, with amino-acid sequence MPDSSQPTPGAARLAELEAQAARAAADAARAHAEAAQAEAVAAAAALAAARAAVAGQGGDPGVPAAGVPDPAPADDTPPGDDAPTADDPVSALARSIEAGYTFAGPVLPLGVLLQDGSPVPTARVGLPLGMLNRHALVAGATGTGKTRTLQLMAEGLSAAGVPVFVADVKGDLTGLAEAGPVSDTLSARTAALGQEWRPTAFPVELYALGGVGDGVPVRTTVTDLGPLLLAKVLGLNATQESSLGLVFHWADQQGLALLDLADLRSTLQFLTSDEGKPELKGIGGLSSATAGVILRQIVALQGQGADAFFGEPAFDVADLLRTAPDGRGVVAALQLPGVQDRPALFSTFLMWLLAELFEVLPEVGDPDRPRLVFFFDEAHLLFADASRAFLAEVVRTVRLVRSKGVGIVFVTQSPKDVPADVLGQLGSRVQHALRAFTPDDAAALRAAARTYPSSGYDLEQVLQQLGTGEAVVTVLSEKGAPTPVAWTRLYAPQASMAPAAAATVHATIAASPVAARYAQAVDRESAHELLSARMARSEADRAAAAAAEQAAKDARAAQQEAAREDRERAKADRASGRSRSTRSGSDPLESFLRSAGTQLGREITRTIFGTSRRRR
- a CDS encoding D-alanyl-D-alanine carboxypeptidase family protein — protein: MVTACLVLAGGAPAVAGPGEDVLRAGERLAPGQALLAASGAHVLVVQPDGSLGLYGLDDVVRWSSGRGVPGATLTTDAGGDVRLVAPDGTLLWSTATGGSGGALHLQDDGDVVVRDAAGALVWSSGTALTPSTLDGPGRLRAGDVLSSPDGRHTLLVAPDRGVELRGPDGAVRWTPGPSPATPADASPAVGLDLRADGNLVAVDEDGDVVWRSRTAGRGPATLALQDDGDLVLLDASGAPVWSAGTPIGPAALGPGGELTASGTLGSPSGHLGLAVTAGSLVATWDGTPFWTSPTDTAATARLQDDGDLVLLDAAGTPVWGTGTGGRPGARLVLEETAVLLVAPQGEVLWQLAVPPGLVPTGVQPTDCARVDGPVGEGDVVRTRSGIRVHPCLAEAVDALVDAAREDGIALHGGGWRSTEQQVALRRAHCGPTDADVHDKPASACTPSTARPGTSRHERGLAVDFTSGGRTLGAGSQAYAWLVEHAGAYGLENLPGEPWHWSVDGS
- a CDS encoding metal-dependent transcriptional regulator encodes the protein MTESPAPLSAVTQDYLKVVWGAQEWSDVPVTTKLLASRLGVGPSTVSETVKRLADAGLVSHRPYGAVELTAAGRAHAVAMVRRHRLIETYLVERLGYGWDEVHDEAEVLEHAVSDRFVERVADMLGHPDRDPHGDPIPAADGTVHLPDARVMWEVATGDYRVARISDADPELLRYLEGVGLVLDAPVTLEERRAVTGVVSVRIEGVPDRVELGEVAASAIWVAARA